TCTTGCATTTTCTGCAAGTATGGCAGCAGGTATTCGTTACCAATTCACAGATCAACTTGCTTTACGTAGTGACTTAAGAGTATATGCAACTTTACTACGTGAAGGACATAGTGAATCTTTCTGTAGTGGTGATGACTGTTCTGATGGTTACCTAATAGAAGGTGAAATCTTAACGGGTATAGAATACAAATTTTAAGATTGGACTTAGCGCCTAATTCACTAAAAAACTAAATAAACCTTTTACATTGTTAAATATAAATCATTCGTTAAGACTGAAAATGTAAAAGGTTTCATACAATATATACGCCTCTATCCCAGCTGATTTAACTTCCACAATAAATTCTTTAATACAGTTTTAGCAATTTCTTAGCTCATCAAATTTATACTGATTACATTAAATATGTTACCTAAATTTTGCGCTGGAAAAACAGTTTAATCCAAGGCGTAAATGGCGGTTCTCTTTACGAAACTTACAACTAAGAAATCAATTGTTTTAACAAGTAAAATAGATCAGTTAATTGGTGTGATTGTTAAATTTAGTGTAATTGGTAGATTGGTATTATTTAATCTATTCAGTCTAAATTATATCGGACTTAAGCTAATCACCCCTTACTCTACGCTGTTTTTAAGGCAGACTTTTTAATAATAATAAATATTATTGATCAAAAAAGCCTTTCTAACAGTATTAGAAAGGCTTAAAGGAAAGACTCTATAAGCGAGTATAAGTAGTGTTTATAAGGTCATTTATTGAGCTAAAGCCTTAGTCACTTTTTCGTATAAATCAACGGCCAAATCAGGCAGTGCTAATAAACGATTTAACTCAGCTTTGATCAATTTAATACGCACCTGATCTAAGTTTTTAAATTGAATTAACGGCGTTATTAAACGTGAAGCCACTTGTGGGTTTTGGCTATTCAATTTGATTAATTGATCCGTAAGGAAAGCATAACCACTTCCGTCAACATTATGGAAACGGTAAGTATTTGTCTGAGCAAACGCCCCTACTAATGAACGCAAACGATTAGGATTACTAAAATCAAAACTACGATGATTAAATAATGCGTCAATGTTATCTAACACATTATCAGAAGGCATACTAGCTTGTAACACAAACCACTTATCCATCACTAAACCATTTTCAAACCACTTATCATCAAAAGCTTGCATTACAGCAGCACGACAAGGTAATAAACCACTGTTTGCAGCATTTAAAGCACCAAGATAATCCGTCATGTTATTACATGATGCAATCTGTGCTAATACGTATTCATCGGCCACTTTTTTATCAACACGAGCAATGAACGATAATGCACTGTTTTTAAGTTTACGTTTAGCAATATCATCGATATTTGGTTGATAAGCTTTAAGTTGATTATGGCGCAAATAGGTATCAACAAATAATTCATGTAATTTGATCGCAATTTCTTTTAACATGAAATCACGCGCATTATGAATAGCATCAATATCGACTTGCTCAAATAATTCACGAGCACCATTTTCACTAGTGAAAGCAAACATATCAGCCACTAAAGATGGATCTAATGTTTCGCTGACTAATACTGACTTAAAACCATCAATGAAAATATCTGGTAATGACAATGCCGCACCACTTTGCAACGCTTTTACATTCTTAACTAAATATTTGTTAAATAGCGTTTGCCCTGCATCCCAACGAGAAAACTCATCACTAGCAAAACTCATAATATCCAACAACTGCTCATCAGTGTATGCGTATTGATATTTAACAGGTGCTGAGAAACCACGGAATAAACATGGTACTGGTTTACTTTGAATATGCTTGAATACAAAGGTTTGTTCTTTTTGTGTCAAACTTAATACACGATGCTTCTTACCTTCTAATAACTCAAGAGAATTGCCATTACTGTCTAACAATTCAATATCAATAGGAATATGTAACGGTAATTTTTTCTTTTGGTCAGCTGTTGGTAAGGTTTTTTGTTTAAAAGTGATTTGATAAGTCTGATTAGCACTATCGTAATGGTCGGTCACATAAACCTGTGGTGTGCCCGATTGAGAATACCAACGTTTAAATAACGTTAAATCGATTTCGCTTGCATCTTGCATCGCAGCGACAAAGTCGTCACAAGTCACTGCTTGACCATCATGACGTTGTACATAAAGTTGCATGCCTTTTTGAAACTTCTCTTCACCTAGTAAAGTGTGCAACATTCGAATAACTTCTGAACCTTTTTCATACACAGTCAAGGTATAAAAATTATTCATTTCCATCACACTTTCAGGACGAATAGGATGCGACATTGGACCTGCATCTTCAGCAAACTGATGATCACGCATAGTCATCACATTGGCGATACGGTTAACACTACGGCTACCCAAGTCTGAGCTAAACTCTTGATCTCGGAATACCGTTAAACCTTCTTTCAAACTTAACTGGAACCAATCACGACAGGTAATTCGGTTGCCAGTCCAGTTATGGAAGTATTCATGGCCAATAACCGCTTCAACACCTAAATAATCTTGGTCTGTTGCACTTTGCTGATTCGCTAATACAAATTTAGAATTAAAGACATTTAACCCTTTATTTTCCATCGCGCCCATATTGAAGAAATCAACGGCAACAATCATGTAGATATCTAAATCGTATTCTAAGTTAAAACGCTCTTCATCCCACTGCATGGAATTTTTAAGCGAAAGCATCGCATGCTGCGTTTTATCTAAATTACCTTTATCAACAAAAATAGCTAACTTAACATCACGCCCACTTTTGGTCATAAAGTTGTCTTCAACTAGATCAAAATCACCTGCGACTAACGCAAACAAGTAAGCAGGTTTAGGGAAAGGGTCAACCCATTTTACAAAGTGTCGACCACTGTCTAAATCACCTTGATCAATTTGGTTACCATTCGATAATAAGTAAGGGTAAAGAGCTTTGTCTGCAATCACTTTAGTACTGAATTTAGCCAATACATCAGGACGGTCAAGATAGTAAGTGATACGACGGAAACCTTCCGCTTCACATTGTGTACAGAATGCTTCACCAGACTTGTATAAACCTTCAAATGCGTGGTTTTTAGCAGGATCAATTTCAGTATTAATTTCTAATTTGAATGACGCAGGTAAATGGTTAATAACAATGCCATCTTCTACTAATTCAAAATCTACATAATTAACACCATCAACTAAAATAGACACTAAATTTAATGCTTCACCAAACAAAAATAATGGCGTGACTTCTTTACTAACACGCTGGACTTGGGAAATAGCTTGTACTTTTGTTTGATGGTCAAACAAGTCAAACTCAAGATCAATGGTTGAAATCGTATAATCTGATGGGCGGTAATCGCTAAGGTGTTTTTCTTGTGGATTTCTTTCAATAACTTCTTCTAGGAGAGAGTCTGAATTGCTCATTATTTTTGCACTCTTAAATCAGGAAAATTAATACTGTTAATATACAAGAAGGCTCAATAATTACTATGTCTTATTTGCATAAAACCTCGACACTTATTGATATTAACAATAATTTTTTAAGATCATGGGTTTTATAACATGATCATTATTATCATTGTGGTTTACAGCATAATAATCATTACGATTGAGGTTATGATTATTATGCTTATCATTATTTGAACTTCAGACTGATGGCATTTTTTTTAGTTCCATATGCATATTAATAATACCCTCTTCAATATCTCGTTCAATACTAAAACCTAGCTTTTTGGCTAACATAGCCATCCCCGTATTACTGAGCATAGTCATACCAGCAAGGTATTGGGTGCCTTTATTTTTCTGGTAGCTTATTAGCTTTTTCAATAAAATAGATCCTAATCCAAGCCCTTGTAACTCTGCACTCACTATCATGCCAAATTCAGCTTCTATATTATCCGG
Above is a genomic segment from Psychromonas sp. L1A2 containing:
- the pepN gene encoding aminopeptidase N is translated as MSNSDSLLEEVIERNPQEKHLSDYRPSDYTISTIDLEFDLFDHQTKVQAISQVQRVSKEVTPLFLFGEALNLVSILVDGVNYVDFELVEDGIVINHLPASFKLEINTEIDPAKNHAFEGLYKSGEAFCTQCEAEGFRRITYYLDRPDVLAKFSTKVIADKALYPYLLSNGNQIDQGDLDSGRHFVKWVDPFPKPAYLFALVAGDFDLVEDNFMTKSGRDVKLAIFVDKGNLDKTQHAMLSLKNSMQWDEERFNLEYDLDIYMIVAVDFFNMGAMENKGLNVFNSKFVLANQQSATDQDYLGVEAVIGHEYFHNWTGNRITCRDWFQLSLKEGLTVFRDQEFSSDLGSRSVNRIANVMTMRDHQFAEDAGPMSHPIRPESVMEMNNFYTLTVYEKGSEVIRMLHTLLGEEKFQKGMQLYVQRHDGQAVTCDDFVAAMQDASEIDLTLFKRWYSQSGTPQVYVTDHYDSANQTYQITFKQKTLPTADQKKKLPLHIPIDIELLDSNGNSLELLEGKKHRVLSLTQKEQTFVFKHIQSKPVPCLFRGFSAPVKYQYAYTDEQLLDIMSFASDEFSRWDAGQTLFNKYLVKNVKALQSGAALSLPDIFIDGFKSVLVSETLDPSLVADMFAFTSENGARELFEQVDIDAIHNARDFMLKEIAIKLHELFVDTYLRHNQLKAYQPNIDDIAKRKLKNSALSFIARVDKKVADEYVLAQIASCNNMTDYLGALNAANSGLLPCRAAVMQAFDDKWFENGLVMDKWFVLQASMPSDNVLDNIDALFNHRSFDFSNPNRLRSLVGAFAQTNTYRFHNVDGSGYAFLTDQLIKLNSQNPQVASRLITPLIQFKNLDQVRIKLIKAELNRLLALPDLAVDLYEKVTKALAQ